ATCACGAACGAGCTGCCTTTGAATGGACCATCTGTCATCTCACAATCAATACTTTCCAATATCGTGTACCCATCTTTCCCCGTTTCAACATACATACCCTGTGCATTCCCAACCACCTTAGATGTACTTGCGGGCTCCTCGGTGAGCACATCGTCAAACACATAGACGGAGCTAAAGGGCACTAAGCCATGAGCATGGGCCGTGGCATTCTTGTTTTCAGCGACAAGGACCGAAGATGGATCATTCACGCTATGGGTGTTGTGAAGGTAGAAGCGGATGTTTGTCACCTTCTCGCTTCCACTAACTAGAGGAGCATTGCATTGGAGAAATATAAGGAGGACGGTGAGGAGTAAGAATCGAATTCTCATCTTGTGTTCTTGTGGTTTTTGGATTGTGAATTGAACATGATCGGTGAGAAGGTTTGGTCTGTGTATTTATAGTTGGGGAGAGCATATCATTTGGTATTCGTTATATGGAAAAAAAAAGTAATGAATATAGATAGGAGGATATCTTTTGGGTATAAGATATGTACAGGCAATTAATGATTATATTTAAGTAGTGTCTATCTTTGGAAAGAAATTAATATGATCCATCTATAGAATTTTTGGTGAAATATAGCCTACTTGAAGCGAGGACATTGCAAGTCACCTTGGTTGGCCGTATGTGGCTCGACCACGGGACGGAATAGGGCCCAAGCAGGACGTGGCATCCAGGTGGCACATCTAGTGGCGGAGGATTAGTACAGGTGCCACTTCAACATGCTAAGATGCATGGAAAAGATGAATCAAACCATTCAGCCATGCATGTCAAAACCATTACACTAGCACTGCGTTTGGATGTCCGTATTGGAAGGCTCCGTAATGAATTGGTTGGAATACCAATTCAGCAAGGAAACTGAAATGAACATGAATACGAATTCGCCTGTTTGGTTGTTCACTGAATTGCCTCATGAAATGTCAGTGAGGTTTCAATACCAAATCAAACAATGTTTGGATGACAAACATTGAAATTGCATATTCACATTGATTGGGAAGCTTTTACGATTTTCTGCCCATACCATACACACGCGAATCATCAAATTGGCCCATACCATACACACACGAATCATCAATCAAATTTGCCCACATCCGCACACGTATAGAAACCGAAGAGAAGGCAAGCAGGACGAAAGCTTCAGCAGCGACAGTCGTTCGTCATCTACTCCAGCTCCACTGCTCCAGGCGTCCAGCAGCTGCAGCTACAGCAACTACACACGCGGTGACTCGACAGAGCAGATCGGGGAAGTGAGGGGGTAGGCGTCGCGCTTCTCAGGCGAGCGTGACCTCTCTTCAACATCGGAGGAGGTGCAGGCAGCGCACAGGTGGTGAAGGGGACCGGCCGGCGGCGGACACCCATGGCCGTCGCGTCGGAGGCAGTCGAGGAGATGGGCCTGCGGCGGACGACCATGGCCACCGAGCTGGAGGCGGTGCACGGCGCGTCAGTGGAGGGGACGGGGGAGATGCTGCAAGAGGAGGGGGCCGGGGAGGGAACGCACCAAGACGCTGCCGAGCTTCTTTTTCGCGAGTGGAAAAAGAAGTGAACTTGCGGGATGAGGCGATTTCAGCACAATTCAGAGCCGGAGGCCTCCGTATTGCAGGCCTTGTGTTTGTGTGGGCCTGAAATGTTGTTTCATTACCGACCGCCAATTCAGTGTCTAGCCAAACAGCTGAAATGAAACTTAGCAATACCAAATCCAATACAAGCCTCCCAATGGAGACATCCAAACGCAGTGTGCGTGTATTCAACAAATATCTTACATATATTCAATAATCAAATATCCATATTTCCAGGTGCCACCTCAACATGCTAAGATGCATGGAAAAAGATCCACCAAACCATTCAGCCATGCATGTCAAAACCatatatattattcaataatgaAATATTCATGTTTCAACTTCATCAAAATATATAGCAAACAATTTCCATGACAACGTGTGGAGTATCATCTAGTTCGCTTTGTGTCGTCGTTTGTTGTCTCCGCGTTGAGATTCACATTGAGGTGGCAAAAAAATCGAGATTAAATGACAATTAGAAAGCATAGTACATCTAAGACATCCTGGAAAAACTAAGCCAACTCAAAGTATCTATAACCCCTCCCTTAAAAACGTTTAACTTGTCAAAAATTTCTTTTTGAGAAGTTAACCTAAAACTAGCCCTTCTTCTAAAAGCTTTAGCCCCTCAAAATTGAAGAGTTAGTCCTTCAGTATAGCTCACCCTGCTCAATTTTGAGGAGTGCCTTAAACTTAACTTTCCGTGCAAGGTTTTTGATGAaaccgcaaaaatattttttatttccCTTTTTCTTTATATAGT
The Aegilops tauschii subsp. strangulata cultivar AL8/78 chromosome 3, Aet v6.0, whole genome shotgun sequence genome window above contains:
- the LOC109735295 gene encoding dirigent protein 4-like gives rise to the protein MRIRFLLLTVLLIFLQCNAPLVSGSEKVTNIRFYLHNTHSVNDPSSVLVAENKNATAHAHGLVPFSSVYVFDDVLTEEPASTSKVVGNAQGMYVETGKDGYTILESIDCEMTDGPFKGSSFVMFSRNQFSNPSRELPVIGGRGAFRMAKGYGLLRTVCINCINSMNPSKGDIIEYNVTLYLH